From Zingiber officinale cultivar Zhangliang chromosome 5B, Zo_v1.1, whole genome shotgun sequence, the proteins below share one genomic window:
- the LOC121986632 gene encoding bidirectional sugar transporter SWEET12-like, protein MLVITIQNPVLTLVGLIGNLISGMVVVSPVPTFYRIFKNKSTESFDSFPYVVVLFSATMWVYYGILTLDVLLLTINICACVVQVIFLIMFLYYAPSKSRVYTMKLILLINLGIFGSLLLISNLFIKESKRDQITGGICASLAVAVFIAPLTIIRQVIRTKSVEYMPVSLSIFLTLSAVAWFSYGVLLGDLFVAIPNVFGFLLGVGQIIIYLMYMNHDKERCSKIGNQGTEAPADMEVPEAKSNSCELAQALPPMCLSHVLGFGEL, encoded by the exons ATGCTGGTTATTACAATTCAAAACCCTGTTCTAACCTTGGTGGGACTCATAG GTAATCTTATTTCCGGTATGGTGGTGGTTTCCCCCGTCCCAACATTTTACAGGATCTTCAAGAACAAGTCGACCGAATCATTCGATTCATTTCCATACGTGGTTGTATTATTCAGTGCGACGATGTGGGTTTACTATGGCATCCTTACACTTGACGTTCTCCTGCTCACCATCAACATTTGCGCTTGCGTAGTCCAAGTTATCTTTCTCATCATGTTCCTTTATTATGCTCCATCAAAATCTCGG GTATATACGATGAAGTTGATACTGCTGATCAATTTGGGAATATTTGGCTCCCTACTTCTCATCAGTAACCTATTTATCAAGGAAAGCAAACGAGATCAGATTACAGGAGGGATATGTGCGTCGTTAGCTGTCGCCGTCTTTATAGCTCCCCTCACTATCATC AGGCAGGTAATAAGAACTAAAAGTGTGGAGTACATGCCAGTTTCACTATCCATCTTCCTCACGCTATCTGCGGTTGCATGGTTCAGCTACGGGGTTCTTCTTGGAGATTTATTCGTTGCG ATACCAAATGTTTTTGGATTCTTATTGGGAGTTGGTCAAATTATCATATACTTGATGTATATGAACCATGACAAAGAGAGATGTTCAAAGATTGGGAACCAGGGCACTGAAGCGCCTGCGGACATGGAGGTTCCTGAGGCGAAGAGCAACTCCTGCGAGCTTGCTCAG GCATTGCCGCCAATGTGCCTGTCCCACGTATTGGGATTTGGggaattataa
- the LOC121987388 gene encoding CDPK-related protein kinase-like, with protein MELCEGGELLERILSRGGRYSEEDAKAIVIQILSVIAFCHLQGVVHRDLKPENFLFTTRDENAQMKLIDFGLSDFVKPGEHCLVAWSS; from the exons ATGGA ATTATGTGAAGGTGGAGAATTATTAGAAAGAATTTTATCCAG AGGTGGAAGGTACTCAGAGGAGGATGCAAAAGCTATAGTTATTCAAATACTGAGTGTAATCGCCTTTTGTCATCTTCAAGGTGTTGTGCATCGTGATTTAAAGCCAGAG AATTTTCTTTTCACCACTAGAGATGAAAATGCTCAAATGAAGTTGATTGATTTTGGCCTTTCCGATTTTGTTAAACCAGGTGAGCATTGTTTAGTGGCATGGTCTAGTTGA